The following coding sequences are from one Paramormyrops kingsleyae isolate MSU_618 chromosome 21, PKINGS_0.4, whole genome shotgun sequence window:
- the ptger4c gene encoding prostaglandin E receptor 4 (subtype EP4) c, producing the protein MNNSFSSDGTNFSAFFFFSGNRSESLPLRLKSGAVATSATMFAVGVLGNLIAIVVLCISKKEQKETTFYMLVCGMAVTDLLGTCFTSPVVIVTYVTNRWPGGELLCHFFSFSMLFFGSAGMSILCAMAVERYLAINHAYFYSQYVDRTMARLALTATYLANVVLCIMPSFGFGRHVKHFPGTWCFLDWRAMNPLAAAYSFLYGGVMLVLIAVTVLCNFAVCISLVGMSQRTRVVRAEVCEQDGSRRRFPKLTSVTSAAEIQMFWLLIFMTVVFLVCSIPLVVRIFVNQLHGPARISAGEKPDFHSDLLAIRFASFNPILDPWVYILCRKNLFVKGCERLKRASGIVRADRSRNLGWTSGQNTLPSCADSNPTSCASLRTGNFRRDSGNQTIIRTKSFTDFTVHQSWDYDSARPSFHPFSVE; encoded by the exons ATGAATAACTCCTTCTCAAGCGACGGCACCAATTTCTCcgcttttttcttcttctcggGCAACAGGAGCGAGTCTCTGCCCCTCCGGCTTAAGTCCGGCGCGGTGGCCACCTCCGCCACAATGTTCGCGGTGGGCGTCCTCGGTAACCTCATCGCCATAGTCGTCCTGTGCATCTCCAAGAAAGAGCAGAAGGAGACCACTTTTTACATGCTGGTGTGCGGGATGGCGGTGACCGACCTCCTGGGCACCTGCTTCACCAGCCCGGTGGTCATCGTCACCTACGTGACCAACAGGTGGCCCGGAGGGGAGCTTCTCTGCCactttttctccttttccatgCTTTTCTTCGGATCCGCTGGCATGTCCATCCTGTGCGCCATGGCGGTGGAGCGCTACCTGGCCATAAACCACGCGTACTTCTACTCGCAGTACGTGGACAGGACAATGGCGAGGCTCGCTCTCACAGCCACCTATTTAGCCAACGTCGTGTTGTGCATCATGCCCAGCTTTGGATTCGGCAGGCACGTCAAACATTTCCCCGGCACTTGGTGTTTCTTGGACTGGAGGGCGATGAACCCCCTGGCAGCCGCTTACTCGTTTCTTTACGGCGGGGTCATGCTGGTCCTTATTGCTGTGACTGTGCTCTGCAATTTCGCGGTCTGCATATCCCTGGTGGGAATGAGCCAGAGGACCCGGGTAGTGAGAGCTGAGGTCTGCGAGCAGGACGGCTCCAGGCGCAGGTTTCCAAAGCTGACCTCCGTGACGTCGGCCGCGGAGATCCAGATGTTCTGGCTGCTGATCTTCATGACTGTTGTATTTCTGGTCTGCTCCATTCCCTTAGTG GTGCGGATCTTTGTAAACCAACTGCATGGCCCAGCTCGGATATCAGCAGGAGAAAAGCCGGATTTCCACAGCGATCTCCTAGCAATACGATTCGCGTCCTTCAACCCCATCTTGGATCCATGGGTTTACATCTTGTGTAGAAAGAATCTGTTTGTCAAAGGCTGCGAAAGACTGAAGCGGGCGTCTGGGATTGTGCGCGCAGATCGCAGCCGTAATTTAGGATGGACAAGTGGGCAGAACACGCTCCCGTCGTGCGCTGACAGCAATCCCACCAGCTGCGCTTCTCTGCGCACTGGGAACTTCAGACGAGACTCAGGAAATCAGACCATCATCAGGACCAAGTCGTTCACCGATTTTACTGTGCACCAGTCCTGGGATTACGATTCGGCGCGGCCGAGTTTTCATCCCTTTAGCGTGGAGTAG